The genomic window atgttgtttttgcaaTGAAGTAAgtagtaattttgactttagaagaatgaaacttgtttcttttatgcaatttttatgGTTATATATCTAAGTTTTTCTTTGATTTTGCAATGCAGTAAAttgacaagcagaatcaccCCAGAACAAGAGAAGCTGATCAAAAACAAGGTTAGTTTTATAAGACTTTCATAAACACATAAGCTACTTATACAGATGGTGTGTTATATCTGTCACATCTTTTCAGGAATAACTTAATAATATTCTATTGTTTTAGAAACAGTTGACCGGCTGTGTGGGATCTTCATGTTAATGGTAagcaaaaaaaaggaaaagttaaaagtttttaaaaatgtatgaacttCTCTTTTCATTAGAATGAAAAACATATATGAGGGCTTTTCATACtttaaatagttaaccctgggtgattgttaaccccaggtaaacagaatcctgggttatcttgatTCACGTTTCACACTGATCATCATTTACCTgaggttaacaattaatcctgagTATTCATATGCACTGTACATTACTAAACCCTGGTTAACATCCTTATTtgcagtgtcagtgtcactgattGGATGAACAAAGCACACAATATGTTTTCATAAATGCTTAGGCATTGCACATCCTCATTACATATAGTCAACTTCCTCATTACATATAGATCAAGTTTATCCTGAATGAACATTTCAGACTATAAAAGAATTAAACAGTATTTTCTGCTCTGCAATTGTTGcattttctgtcagcatttttttttttttttctttccaatgCTGAATTTTCTATTTATATACAATGCACAGTGTTTCTGTGACTGTCAAAAGCATGTAAATATACAAGCAATATGTGGAGCGTTACTTTACCCACGGTTAAAAGTGGTGTTTAGGACGACGATAACCCGGGGTTAAATGTAGCGTGAAAAGCCATGTGAATTGCttgccttttaaaaaaaaaaaaaaaaaaaaaaaattatactgaaCATAACTGATTAATTTCATTGGTGACAGAGTATGATTTAAGTCTTCAATATATAAACATGAGAAAAACAGAATGTCAAAACTTTATTATACATGCTGTGCTGCATCCTGACTACAACACAAAGTGTtgttaaatacacttttaacatCTCATCCCATTTGTTTATACCCTTCTCTCATGAAGGAACCACGGATCACAGAAGACTTCTGCGCTGCACAACAATCAAAGGTCTTTACGGGTTTAGTGGAAGAGCTGTGCTTTCTGATATTGAAAGAAAAAGACCAGGAACAAGAACTTTCACAGGCTGAAACAGATGATGACAGACAACTGGCCAAAGAGCCTTTAGTGTTTTGCTTTCAAATTAAGGATGATAtggacattttacaaaaaaagtttatttttttagatttaatttGTCATCATGTACCTGCTGTTCAATCTACACTCAATTTGGtttgattttgtatttttttagagcAAAGCACAGCTAGTGGCTATATAATGCTTTTGCTCTtacattttagtacattttattaaaattaaataaatatcttttgttTTTGGGTTTGATGGATCTGAATGTGTTTAATTCATGCATTCTAGTGTACAACCGTGTAATGcgtattatatattatgaaaaacaatgattcattctgaaatgcttaagtaaaatattttatgacaaattaataaatgtttatcgaTTTTAGTGTTTAAGCTTTGTTGTGTTCAATTTATATTCAGttaatcatttaagacataaaacaaatttatgaacttttaaaatattaaaaggttACAAGGGGATTTTAATACAcacataggctatatatatatatcttaacgTGATTGTGTATATGATTAAGCTATTAACACAATGTGAATCTATATCTATAATTTCAGTTAGATcgttttaatacaatatttcacattaacatggttttaaactttaaaatgctcCAAATGGAGCGATGCCTACGGAGATAAATTGGCTCCGCCCACTTCCGCCCTCAGGCTGTTAGTCTGGCACTGTCGTCCTCAGACTGTCATGACGTATGGTTCTGTGGTTCTGCAGTTAGTCCTATCTCGCTTTTAAGGCATTGCGCGGCTATGAGCTCACAGTGTCGGGAGGGTGCCGAGGCTTGTGATTGGCTAATGTGTGACGAGTCCTTATGACTGCTCGTTTCCTCTTTTTCAAACGACTAGAGGGTTTCCCGCTCAATGTGCTTTGATCGGTTGACTCAGATGACACCTCCATGAGCTTTATACTCGCATTGTTGTATTTATTCTGAAATACTTAATCCCCAGTGGTTGTGCAGATTTTGGAttagaacaaaaacacattatagtCTGTATAAAAGCAGTATAAAgtctaaaatatataaagcaGCGTGTGGCCGTGATAAAAAACACCCAGACTAACAATGACCCATTTCTGTTATATACGCTGATATGTACATTGTTCTTTTATTTTGGGtaatcaaaataatattaaatatataagagcagaaaaaaatgcattttaatattaaGGGAGAAGGGTATGTTGGTGATCCTACACGCCTCCTAACAAAACGATCTCTACAGACACATCAAAGGATCATCATGTgcttataataaaaaaagaataaatgaaGTAAGAAAACACCTCGTACATTTTACTGGATTGATGGGTCTTATTTTCTCTTCTTAACCGATAGAGTTTATGATGCttttaaacaaagaaaaacGCTCTATATCAGATGAAATgggtggctcttaaaagagcctttgGGTTTCAATGAAACAGACTGAATCCGTTTATTTGGACTTGGCGGGTTTCTCGGTCTTCTTGGGCAGCAGCACAGCCTGGATGTTGGGCAGCACACCGCCCTGAGCGATGGTCACTCCGCCCAGGAGTTTGTTCAACTCTTCGTCGTTGCGCACAGCCAGCTGCAGATGACGGGGGATGATGCGGGTCTTCTTGTTGTCCCGAGCGGCATTTCCAGCCAACTCCAGGATCTCAGCGGTAAGATACTCGAGCACAGCCGCCAGATAAACAGGAGCACCAGCACCGACGCGCTCGGCGTAGTTGCCTTTGCGGAGAAGCCTGTGAACACGGCCGACGGGGAACTGCAGTCCTGCCCTAGATGAGCGAGTCTTAGCCTTGGCTCTTGCTTTGCCTCCGGTTTTACCTCTGCCGCTCATTGTTAACTCAGTTACTGTAACTCAGACAGAAAGAGCAGAATGAGATTTCTTGTCTCCACATACTGTCTTTAAACTAGAGTGCCAGTCGCTCATTGGTTTAGAGTCTGTAAAGATTTAAACCAATCACTGAACTTCCCTCCAAAGCCCAACCCTCTTTCTGCCGGAATAATTATGAACACATATTTCTGACCATTAAaccatttaaatataaatgtgtttattttaaataaaccattaaacaaatatacatttaaccatttaaatatatattgtcgCAATTTTCCAGTGTTGTGTGTAAATATTCTGTCTGTACTTTGCTCTACAACATCTCATTTGGACTGTACCAGTATCTACTAAAAATGGTTTGAGTTTATTTTCAGAACTTGTCTTTTCTGAAGGCAGTTTAACATATATCTTGGCTTTATACTTTTCACGCTATAATATACACGAGTTTTGCTCTTCATCTAGAGTTAGTgggtggctcttaaaagagccgtTGAGGAGAAACAGTAaagactttatttctttttggGCGCTGCCTTCTTAGGCTTGGCGGCTTTAGGTTTAGCCGCCTTGGCCTTTTTGGGGCTCTTGGCTGCTTTTTTAGCGGCTGCTGGCTTCTTTGCCTTCTTGGGGCTCTTCGTCGCCTTCTTAGCGGCTGTGGCGGCGGGTTTCTTGGCCTTCTTAGGTGATTTCTTGGCGGCGGGCTTCTTTGCCGCTGCGCTCTTGGGCTTCTTGGCAGCAGCGGGTTTCTTGGCCGCGGGCTTCTTCGCTTTAGGAGCCGCTTTCTTGGCCGGCTTCTTCTTGGTCTCTGCTTTCTGCTTGTTGAGCTTGAATGAGCCCGAAGCGCCGGTCCCTTTGACCTGCACCAGAGTGCCTTTAGTCACCAGGCCCTTGATGGCGATCTTGACGCGGGAGTTGTTCTTCTCCACGTCGTAGCCGCTGGCGGCGATAGCTTTCTTCAGGGCGGCGAGGGACACGCCGCTCCTCTCCTTGGATGCGGACACAGCTTTGACGATGAGCTCCCCGACGCCTGGACCTGCTTTCTTGGCTTTCGCAGCTGACTTCTAATTGGGCGCTTTGGCCGGGGCGGCAGCAGCCGGGGCTGGAGCGGTTTCTGCCATCTCTCTCTCGGATCGGATCTACAGTCTTTCAAACGCTGTCTGGTTTCAGCAATGATCAGGACTCGAGCACCGCTGCGCTCTTAGAGAACCTTATAGACTCAACCCGCCCTGCTCGGTGTCTGTGCGCCTCCACGAGCCCCTCACGATTGTGTTTTCTTCTCTTACATTTGGGGCAAAACTGGAGCGGTAAAATAGTTTGTCGCAGTAAAAACAAAGTGAGCACCGAGCAGAGGTTCTGAGCTTTCACTGGAGACTAAAATACGCGAAgaggaaatgtttattttgcCTCCGTCAGATGAAATCCAAGTCCATCATCAGCAAAGGGGAAA from Chanodichthys erythropterus isolate Z2021 chromosome 24, ASM2448905v1, whole genome shotgun sequence includes these protein-coding regions:
- the LOC137014549 gene encoding histone H2A, whose amino-acid sequence is MSGRGKTGGKARAKAKTRSSRAGLQFPVGRVHRLLRKGNYAERVGAGAPVYLAAVLEYLTAEILELAGNAARDNKKTRIIPRHLQLAVRNDEELNKLLGGVTIAQGGVLPNIQAVLLPKKTEKPAKSK